In one window of Actinomycetota bacterium DNA:
- a CDS encoding HNH endonuclease, with the protein MKKIRDTEYFITESGEVISPFGRKIKPWKENNTGYLLVRIRRNKKSLCLRLHRILAEAYLPNPEGKTYVKHKNDNIEDNSLINLEWGDRPDNTQEGYDNGCYHFVNRKHKVKAVAKDTGKEFIFESIRSLADTLNLNRKNVTAILKGRKVNNYNYEFYYEMPND; encoded by the coding sequence ATGAAGAAAATTCGTGATACAGAATATTTTATTACAGAAAGTGGTGAAGTAATTAGCCCTTTTGGTAGGAAAATTAAACCATGGAAAGAGAATAATACAGGATATCTTTTAGTAAGAATCAGAAGAAATAAAAAATCTTTATGTCTTAGGTTACATAGAATTTTAGCAGAGGCGTACTTACCCAATCCAGAAGGTAAGACCTATGTTAAACATAAAAATGACAACATAGAAGATAATTCTCTTATAAACCTTGAGTGGGGCGACAGACCAGATAATACACAAGAGGGTTATGATAATGGTTGCTATCATTTTGTTAATAGAAAACACAAAGTTAAAGCAGTGGCTAAAGATACAGGAAAAGAATTTATCTTTGAAAGTATAAGATCTCTTGCTGATACTTTGAATCTAAATCGTAAAAATGTTACTGCAATCTTAAAAGGAAGAAAAGTTAATAACTATAATTACGAGTTTTACTATGAAATGC